The Altererythrobacter sp. CAU 1644 genome has a window encoding:
- a CDS encoding division/cell wall cluster transcriptional repressor MraZ, translated as MSFGGYSGQAFSPAGDKSRFVLPPLFRKAVKESSGGRILCLAKHDRWNCLVGFGLSRKEELDAQLDREEERAIRMQMDFDRDLRAMQLFGFVELPFDDSGRFVMPEHLRTLGQVEDGLYFQGAGRFFTIWNPDVLAGMGSDWESAQAACANLVAEAKGKKK; from the coding sequence GTGTCTTTCGGAGGCTACAGTGGACAGGCATTTTCGCCCGCGGGCGATAAGAGCCGCTTCGTCCTGCCTCCGCTATTCCGCAAGGCCGTGAAGGAAAGCTCCGGCGGCCGGATTCTCTGCCTCGCCAAGCATGACCGCTGGAATTGTCTCGTCGGCTTCGGCCTGTCGCGCAAGGAAGAGCTCGACGCCCAGCTCGACCGCGAAGAAGAGCGCGCGATCCGCATGCAAATGGATTTCGACCGCGACCTCAGGGCCATGCAATTGTTCGGTTTCGTCGAGCTCCCCTTCGACGACAGCGGGCGCTTCGTCATGCCCGAACACTTGCGGACCCTGGGCCAGGTCGAGGATGGCCTCTATTTCCAGGGTGCGGGCCGGTTCTTCACCATCTGGAATCCCGATGTGCTGGCCGGCATGGGCAGCGATTGGGAGAGCGCGCAGGCCGCCTGCGCCAACCTCGTTGCCGAAGCCAAGGGGAAGAAGAAATGA